A genomic stretch from Bradyrhizobium quebecense includes:
- a CDS encoding formyltransferase family protein, translated as MMKTIILLTGVANQQFALTELLKAHNPALSFRCAVTAEDLAAIEPEVLCEARLLAFTTSVIVPESILAALGHGAYNFHPGPPQYPGWAPAHFALYDGARTFGATAHLMAARVDSGPIVGVEAFIIPDKISVRGLEQIAYVRLAYLFWRMSRDLARDPSPLQELEIAWCGIKSTRQMYRDMCELPAGISAGELARRIRAFHDDFRAIPLTISVHGIRFQLATTAMQTPEAPQVASPPLAAAS; from the coding sequence ATCATGAAGACCATCATCCTTCTCACCGGCGTCGCCAACCAGCAATTCGCGCTCACCGAGCTGTTGAAGGCGCACAATCCGGCGCTGTCGTTCCGCTGCGCGGTGACGGCCGAGGACCTCGCGGCGATCGAACCCGAGGTGTTGTGCGAGGCCCGGCTGCTGGCGTTCACCACCAGCGTCATCGTGCCTGAAAGCATCCTGGCGGCGCTCGGCCATGGCGCCTACAATTTCCACCCGGGCCCACCGCAATATCCCGGCTGGGCGCCGGCACATTTCGCACTCTATGACGGTGCGCGCACGTTCGGCGCGACAGCCCATCTGATGGCCGCGCGGGTCGATTCCGGTCCGATCGTCGGGGTCGAGGCCTTCATCATTCCTGACAAGATCAGCGTGCGCGGGCTCGAGCAAATTGCCTATGTGCGGCTTGCTTATCTGTTCTGGCGGATGTCGCGCGATCTCGCTCGCGATCCCTCGCCGCTGCAGGAACTGGAAATCGCCTGGTGCGGCATCAAGAGCACCCGCCAAATGTACCGCGACATGTGCGAGCTTCCCGCCGGCATCAGTGCCGGCGAACTGGCTCGCCGAATCCGCGCCTTCCACGACGACTTCCGCGCTATCCCGCTAACCATCTCCGTGCACGGCATCCGCTTCCAGCTGGCGACGACCGCCATGCAGACACCCGAGGCACCGCAGGTGGCATCGCCGCCGCTCGCGGCGGCGTCATGA